The DNA region TGGGGTGCTCCGCGCCGCGGCGTGCGGCCATTCGAGGCGATAGCGCACGAAGGCCACGGCCACCAGATAGGCGAGCAGCAGACTGCCCTGGAAGACGCGGACGGCGGCGATCGGCAGGTTGGCCGAGACCATGGCGTTGTCGCCGCCGATATAGATCGCCGCCATGACCAGCGAGGAGACGATGATGCCGATGGGATGCAGGCCGCCGAGATAGGCGACGATGATCGCCGCATAGCCGTAGCCGGTGGAGATGGAGCGCTGGAGCTGGCCGAGGGGGCCTGCGACTTCCGCCGCGCCGGCAAGGCCCGCCGCAAAGCCGCCGATCAACAGCGACAGCCAGATCGCGCGGCCCTCGCTGAAGCCGGCATAGCCGGCCGCGCGTGGGGCAAGCCCGCCCACCTGCAGCTTGTAGCCCATGAAGCTCTTCTGCATGAACACCCAGGCGGCGAGCGATAGGGCGAGCGCGATGAGCAGCGAGACATTGACCCGCGTGCCGGGGAAGAGCGTCGGCACGATGGCGTCGTACTGGAACATCACCGACTGCGGGAAGTTGAAGCCGGCGGGGTCCTTCCACGGGCCGAGCAGCAGGTAATAGAGAAGCTGCGCGGCGACCAGGCTCAGCATGAGCGAGACGA from Shinella zoogloeoides includes:
- a CDS encoding ABC transporter permease, coding for MSPRFLPTLVRRQRASLKATLLAPPLALAVAIVLNLGLYMLMGRDPVAVVHAMLLEPFLSWSSFSEVLLKTGPLLLIAQGLAIGFRAKVFNIGAEGQFILGAIFASAIPVWFPQATGGWIWPSMLLLGALGGALWASITAFWRVRLNANEILVSLMLSLVAAQLLYYLLLGPWKDPAGFNFPQSVMFQYDAIVPTLFPGTRVNVSLLIALALSLAAWVFMQKSFMGYKLQVGGLAPRAAGYAGFSEGRAIWLSLLIGGFAAGLAGAAEVAGPLGQLQRSISTGYGYAAIIVAYLGGLHPIGIIVSSLVMAAIYIGGDNAMVSANLPIAAVRVFQGSLLLAYLVAVAFVRYRLEWPHAAARSTP